The nucleotide sequence TCATCATTTTGAAATGCAAGTGAAAACTCGGCCACGTGCTGCAGCACCTTTTCTAAGGATTGTGGACTTCCTTGGAGAGGAAGCACCAGCATGTACCCCAGAGCCAGAAAAGCTGCTGTTCCCCAAGGTACAGGGAAGGGAACAGTAGTCCAGACATGCTGCAGTGGGAGAGCCTAGATAGTATGCACAAAGTGTGCAGGAGTAAAGGAaatgtcacagtgacagagaaaTATGTTATTTTGTGTGTTTCTGTTCTGCCCCAAATGTCTTGAATGTTTTCTTGAACAATTAGAGATATTAACATTTGAGATCCTTGGatatgttgcccagggatgttgtggataccccctccctggatgtgttctaggccaggttggaaagtACCTTGAGctacctggtctagtggaaggttaACACCATGGCAGGGTGTTaagaactaggtgatctttaaagttgcctccaacccaaaacatgaTAAGAAATTAACAATAGCCAGAGCTTCTGTTCTATACATCTTTCTGGTTTTCAGCTTGTGCACACATTTCCCAGATATCTCATATTTTGTGTATGCTGTGACCCTTCCAGCTTATTAAAAGAATGAGCTAAGCAAAAGAAAGAGGGGTAACTGGCTGTTTTCTCTCTACCTGTATTCACATTACCTACTGGCAAAATTAGGCTTTTTCTTAAGCCATTAATACAGACATATAAATTCATCCAGTACAGTAACATTTTAAGTAATCTTATATTTGTATCACATTCAAAGATTAAATATTAAATGAGAATCTTTGTAATTTGAGTGCTTGATTGATTGGTCTAAACTGATTCCTGGAATTATCCCTTTAAAGACCTTGGAAATTATTAAACCAAATGCAGTCTGGAATGATCAAGGAGCTGTTTCTCCCTGGCTTTGAATTAAGGTAAAACACTTAAAAGTATCTGAATATTTTTTTGCAAGGAGACAAttttaagaagaaattaaaaagctGTCTCTATGAATCCCCTTTGTGATAACTAAATAATCTTCCTAATGACTACCACACCACTTGTCATGGATTTATTATTTTAAGAGATTACTCCTCTACCTGGGGATTTTAAATCTATATGACTACAAAAAGCCCTTTTTCTCATGGAGAAGAGTCCTTTGCTGGAGGTTGAAGGATTATTTTAAAGAGCAGCTTTTCCCACATTAACATTTAGTGTGAAAATTGTAATTCTTTTACTTTGTATTAGCTGGGAGTAGAACTAAATAAGTCACTATGTCCAAAAGTTTCATTAATTTGAAGAGATGGAGCCGTGTTACGGCTAAGACCTTATAACCCAGATGTAGAGCTGAGGAGCTACATTGTGTTACTTCCTTCTTTTCAAAGCTACTTTACGTTTAAATAGTGCTGCGATATTCCCTCCATTTTCCACTACCTGGATGAAAAACCCTCTCAGGAACACGAATCCACTGTCGGTGTGACAGTGCTGCCACAAATAAGGTTTTAATTCAAAAGGAAAATTcaaaatcactctttctggctCTGCATACAATACCCAAACAGAAGGATTATTGGCCTGCATGGAACCCATTTTGACTCTCAGCTGAAAGAAACGctaaaacacaaaaaaatctcAATTTCCCAGCAAAAATGAGAGGAAGTAAGGTGCCGCGAACGTGTTTTTCTGACGAAAAGCACACTTTTTTCAAAATGAAGAAacacaagcccagcagcacagagcagggcggTGCGGGCTCGGCAATGAACCAATCAGCGCCTATCCTCCTACTATAAAAGGAGGCGCTCGCCGCACGCTTTCAGAAGCTGTAGTGGGTTTGCGTGTGGCATCATGTCTGAGACTGCTCCAGCGCCAGCTGCCGAAGCAGCGCCTGCGGCCGTGGCCGCTCCGGCTCCTGCCGCTAAGGCTGCTGCTAAGAAGCCGAAGAAGGCGGCGGGCAGCTCTAAAGCCCGTAAGCCAGCTGGCCCCAGCGTCACCGAGCTGATTATTAAGGCCGTGTCCGCTTCCAAGGAGCGCAAGGGACTCTCCCTCGCTGCGCTGAAGAAGGCATTGGCTGCTGGTGGTTACGATGTGGAGAAGAACAACAGCCGCATCAAGATTGGGCTTAAGAGCCTCGTCGGTAAGGGCACCCTagtgcagaccaagggcaccGGTGCCTCCGGTTCTTTCCGCCTTAGTAAGAAACCTGGAGAAGTTAAAGAAAAAGCTCCGAAGAAGCGTGCAGCTACGGCTAAGCCTAAGAAGCCAGCTGCTAAGAAGCCTGCTAGTGCTGCTAAGAAGCCAAAGAAGGCTGTGACAGCGAAGAAGAGTCCTAAGAAGGTGAAGAAGccgacagcagctgcagccaagaaAGCAGTTAAGAGCCCCAAGAAAGTGACTAAAGCTG is from Dryobates pubescens isolate bDryPub1 chromosome 15, bDryPub1.pri, whole genome shotgun sequence and encodes:
- the LOC104298457 gene encoding histone H1.11L is translated as MSETAPAPAAEAAPAAVAAPAPAAKAAAKKPKKAAGSSKARKPAGPSVTELIIKAVSASKERKGLSLAALKKALAAGGYDVEKNNSRIKIGLKSLVGKGTLVQTKGTGASGSFRLSKKPGEVKEKAPKKRAATAKPKKPAAKKPASAAKKPKKAVTAKKSPKKVKKPTAAAAKKAVKSPKKVTKAAKPKKVVAKSPAKAKVVKAKAAKPKATKPKAAKAKKAAAKKK